CGGGGCATTCAGATTAAGCGTATTCGGAACCGCCTGCATCAGTACGGGTACATTCGGTGCCTCTCTGACAACCCTAAACATGCACCATTTGACATTCCTGAAGAAGAGCTACTCCAAATTTGGAAGGTAGAATGGCACTTACGCTCATACTTACCAGAACCCAAACTTGAGATTGATGATATTCAAGAGAAACTAGATCAAATGGCGGAAATGCTTCGTTTACAAAACCAAGTGAACGGTAGCAGTGACTTATCGCAGAATTAGGGTTTGATTTGAGGCGTTATATCTGCTTTTTCTTTTGGATTAACCAATCAATCGTTGCAGATTTGACGTTTACTGATAGTCTAATCCTGCACATATGATTCACTATAAGTCTTTAGAGGAGATAGAGCTAATCCGAGAAAGTGCCCTTATTGTTTCTAAAACGTTAGGAATGCTGGCTGACGAGATCCACTCTGGGGTCACTCCACTGTACTTAGATCAGCGAGCAGAAGAGTTTATTCGCGACCATGATGCTGAGCCGGGCTTTCTAGGTCTGTACGGGTGTCCGAGCACTCTTCTTACCTCAGTTAATGAGCAGGTTGTTCATGGTTTACCCAACAATCGTCCTCTAGAAGTAGGAGATATTGTATCGATTGACTGTGGTGCTAAAAAAAATGGCTACTACGGAGATCATGCTTACACCTTTTCAGTGGGTGAGGTTGCGCCAGAAGTTCAGAGGTTACTAGATGTCACCCTGGAGTGTTTGTACAAGGGAATTGAGCAAGCTCGTAAGGGCAATCGGATAGGTGATGTTAGTTACGCAGTGCAATACCATGCTGAGCAATATGGCTACGGAGTGGTTCGCGAGTTGGTGGGGCATGGCTTGGGAAAAAAAATGCACGAGTCGCCGGAAGTGCCCAACTATGGTAAGCGAGGAAAAGGGTCGAAAATTAAAGATGGGTTAGTGATTGCCATTGAGCCGATGATAAACATGGGCACCCGACGAGTAAAACAACTTAGCGACGGTTGGACTATTGTTACGGCTGATGGTCAGCCTTCGGCTCATTTTGAGCACGATATAGCTATTGTTAATGGGCAACCTGAGATTCTTAGTACCTTCAAATATGTGGAAGAGGCACTAGCAAAGAAGGTGGTACCTAGTAAGGTATAAAAGCCAGCGATCGAGATACTACAGAACGATCCCGATCAATAGAGAATATTCCAATAAACTTATAAGGTTCGTAACGACACGAACCTCGGGGTAAGATGCTACAGAACGATCCCAATCAACCTTGCTGAATTTCACTGTAGTTTAGTAATTCCATTGTTTCCCCGCCTAGAGCCATTGCGTAAATTTTTAGCGTAGTAAGCTGTTCTACGATAGATTCTGGTAGAGAAAAGCTAGAAAAAACAGGTGCCACTGTTTTCCCTTCGTATTCAGGGAGATAGTCAAAAATATCTCGTATTTTGTGAGCGAAGGCGGGTATATGTTCTTTCTGAGGATTAGACTTGGTTTCGTTGATAAAGAGGTAGTTTCTGCAGACTATAATTACGTCAAATTCGGTTAATCGTTTTCGGTCGCGTTGGCTACGGCGCAATACCCGTACTGAGAAGTGGTCTATGTCTTGACAACCAAAATGCACCTGAGCCATTGTTTTAATATTAGGAGCAGCAAAATCCTCAGCCACTGTACCTAAGCGATTAGCTAAATCGCCCCACCTCTTATTCATGTCTTTGCGATCCTGACGCATCTCATCTCTGAATTGACCCATCTCTTCTTTGAAGTCCTTCATCTCGGTATCCCGCTGCTGGCGGTCACGTTGCATCTCTTTCCTAAAGTCAGCCATTTCGCGCTGTAGAGCGATAGTACCTTCCTCTATCTTCCGCATCGACTTATTGGTCTGCACAATAAATTCTCCCAGAACAGCTTTTAAGGTGCCAACTCGTTCTTTAACTTCTTCGTCCATATTCTCGATGGTATTGTATCTTTAAATACGGATTACTGAACGTTTAGTTAAACGTTCACCTTTTCCCGTCTTCCCGACAAAGTTCTAAATTCAGATAAGCAAGCGACCAGTTCGGTAAATTCTTCTACTGATACGTGCTG
This region of Tunicatimonas pelagia genomic DNA includes:
- the map gene encoding type I methionyl aminopeptidase, whose product is MIHYKSLEEIELIRESALIVSKTLGMLADEIHSGVTPLYLDQRAEEFIRDHDAEPGFLGLYGCPSTLLTSVNEQVVHGLPNNRPLEVGDIVSIDCGAKKNGYYGDHAYTFSVGEVAPEVQRLLDVTLECLYKGIEQARKGNRIGDVSYAVQYHAEQYGYGVVRELVGHGLGKKMHESPEVPNYGKRGKGSKIKDGLVIAIEPMINMGTRRVKQLSDGWTIVTADGQPSAHFEHDIAIVNGQPEILSTFKYVEEALAKKVVPSKV